Proteins encoded together in one Benincasa hispida cultivar B227 chromosome 1, ASM972705v1, whole genome shotgun sequence window:
- the LOC120080319 gene encoding transcription initiation factor TFIID subunit 8-like, whose protein sequence is MGAMHDTLPAYLHNTPSLVVRPPPPLSIQPLATIYPVNSDASSQPPHSPIVISSSKTPHTLVGTPLFTPYPPSDSPASERNPEELAELARLDEQEVFGAILGSLNQGQEENQVMHSDPPNASLELDEAEQYAMMLEAELEKEDREEDREEENGRIGPNASQSRQTDVNEGPLK, encoded by the coding sequence ATGGGTGCAATGCATGACACACTTCCAGCCTACCTTCATAATACCCCATCTCTAGTCGTGCGTCCACCTCCTCCACTTTCAATCCAACCCTTAGCAACCATCTACCCTGTCAACTCAGACGCATCTAGTCAACCACCACATTCGCCCATCGTCATATCCTCCTCTAAGACGCCTCATACCCTAGTGGGCACCCCTCTATTCACTCCATACCCCCCCTCTGACAGTCCTGCGTCAGAGCGTAACCCTGAAGAGTTGGCTGAATTGGCTCGACTGGACGAGCAGGAAGTATTTGGAGCTATTTTGGGGAGCCTCAATCAAGGCCAAGAGGAAAATCAAGTGATGCATTCCGACCCACCTAACGCATCACTCGAGTTGGACGAAGCGGAGCAATACGCTATGATGCTAGAGGCAGAATTAGAAAAAGAAGATAGAGAAGAagatagagaagaagaaaatgggaGAATTGGCCCAAACGCATCTCAATCACGCCAAACCGACGTGAATGAAGGGCctttaaaataa